Proteins found in one Vespula pensylvanica isolate Volc-1 chromosome 10, ASM1446617v1, whole genome shotgun sequence genomic segment:
- the LOC122632227 gene encoding quinone oxidoreductase-like protein 2 isoform X1, whose amino-acid sequence MSVTIRRVFFTRVAENYRKSFMRQSVRERTNGTLIKEESTDDSCKPNIPAPEPGKFQAAILDKYDNSLIIQNIESFATAQPNEVIIDVNYCSVNHSDVLLSKNSYLYEPKLPITLGYELVGDLVYVGKDAEEKGYKIGDKVIALNKERYGGFAERCVAEVADIWKIPSNVKSLDAVCLLNDYMSALIALERVVSIDENDMILVNVGLSSVGLATIDLANNVFRSQVIGICINNDDAVLVHNKGVFASFAYDEGDLVECIKEIIGDRGIKAIFDVDGGEYFKKVLKCYTDIYKSGTSLKDLLRDDNFTVAIHHLSHEGRIVIAGAAATKEDAQSKVEAGSFSITGFNLNEYRKKDPDSYRQAGQEVLDFYEEGLVIPVHSTIFGLYKVNEALRFSSEGKTSAKVIVDIKNKEHIVLADKDENK is encoded by the exons ATGTCCGTCACGATTCGACGAGTATTTTTCACGCGCGTAGCTGAAAATTATCGGAAAAGTTTTATGAGGCAAAGTGTTAGGGAAAGAACTAATGGAACgcttataaaagaagaatcaacCGATGACAGTTGCAAACCTAATATTCCTGCACCCGAACCGGGTAAATTTCAAGCAGCGATCTTGGATAAGTACGATAATTCGTTGATTATACAAAACATAGAATCGTTCGCAACAGCTCAACCAAACGAA GTTATCATCGACGTAAATTATTGCTCTGTAAATCATTCTGATGTATTGTTGAGTAAGAACTCGTACCTATACGAACCAAAATTGCCTATTACGCTCGGGTATGAACTAGTCGGTGACTTAGTTTACGTAGGAAAGGACGCGGAAGAGAAAGGCTATAAAATTGGAGACAAGGTTATAGCGCTTAATAAAGAACGATACGGAGGATTTGCGGAACGATGCGTAGCAGAAGTTGCA GATATTTGGAAAATACCGTCAAATGTTAAATCATTAGATGCTGTATGTCTTCTTAACGATTATATGAGTGCTCTTATCGCGTTGGAAAGAGTAGTGTCCATAGATGAAAATGATATGATTTTAGTAAATGTGGGCTTAAGCAGCGTAGGTTTGGCAACCATTGATCTTGCCAATAATGTATTTAGATCGCAG GTGATCGGTATTTGTATCAATAACGACGATGCTGTTCTCGTTCATAACAAGGGTGTATTTGCGTCCTTTGCGTACGACGAAGGAGACTTGGTAGAAtgcataaaagaaattattggcGACAGAGGCATTAAGGCTATTTTCGACGTAGATGGCGGTGAATATTTCAAGAAAGTTTTGAAATG ttacactgatatatataaaagtggcACATCGTTGAAAGATTTACTGCGCGATGATAATTTTACTGTGGCGATACATCATTTATCTCATGAAG GGCGTATAGTAATTGCCGGCGCAGCTGCCACTAAGGAGGATGCACAATCGAAGGTCGAAGCAGGTTCTTTCAGTATCACCGGTTTTAACCTTAATGAATACAGAAAAAAGGATCCAGATAGTTATCG ACAAGCCGGACAAGAAGTCTTAGATTTTTACGAAGAAGGCCTCGTTATTCCAGTTCATTCTACGATTTTTGGTCTGTATAAAGTCAACGAGGCGTTACGTTTCTCTTCCGAGGGAAAAACTTCTGCAAAG GTCATTGTAGatattaagaataaagaaCATATAGTTCTCGCAGATaaggatgaaaataaatag
- the LOC122632227 gene encoding quinone oxidoreductase-like protein 2 isoform X2: MSVTIRRVFFTRVAENYRKSFMRQSVRERTNGTLIKEESTDDSCKPNIPAPEPGKFQAAILDKYDNSLIIQNIESFATAQPNEVIIDVNYCSVNHSDVLLSKNSYLYEPKLPITLGYELVGDLVYVGKDAEEKGYKIGDKVIALNKERYGGFAERCVAEVADIWKIPSNVKSLDAVCLLNDYMSALIALERVVSIDENDMILVNVGLSSVGLATIDLANNVFRSQVIGICINNDDAVLVHNKGVFASFAYDEGDLVECIKEIIGDRGIKAIFDVDGGEYFKKVLKCLSHEGRIVIAGAAATKEDAQSKVEAGSFSITGFNLNEYRKKDPDSYRQAGQEVLDFYEEGLVIPVHSTIFGLYKVNEALRFSSEGKTSAKVIVDIKNKEHIVLADKDENK; the protein is encoded by the exons ATGTCCGTCACGATTCGACGAGTATTTTTCACGCGCGTAGCTGAAAATTATCGGAAAAGTTTTATGAGGCAAAGTGTTAGGGAAAGAACTAATGGAACgcttataaaagaagaatcaacCGATGACAGTTGCAAACCTAATATTCCTGCACCCGAACCGGGTAAATTTCAAGCAGCGATCTTGGATAAGTACGATAATTCGTTGATTATACAAAACATAGAATCGTTCGCAACAGCTCAACCAAACGAA GTTATCATCGACGTAAATTATTGCTCTGTAAATCATTCTGATGTATTGTTGAGTAAGAACTCGTACCTATACGAACCAAAATTGCCTATTACGCTCGGGTATGAACTAGTCGGTGACTTAGTTTACGTAGGAAAGGACGCGGAAGAGAAAGGCTATAAAATTGGAGACAAGGTTATAGCGCTTAATAAAGAACGATACGGAGGATTTGCGGAACGATGCGTAGCAGAAGTTGCA GATATTTGGAAAATACCGTCAAATGTTAAATCATTAGATGCTGTATGTCTTCTTAACGATTATATGAGTGCTCTTATCGCGTTGGAAAGAGTAGTGTCCATAGATGAAAATGATATGATTTTAGTAAATGTGGGCTTAAGCAGCGTAGGTTTGGCAACCATTGATCTTGCCAATAATGTATTTAGATCGCAG GTGATCGGTATTTGTATCAATAACGACGATGCTGTTCTCGTTCATAACAAGGGTGTATTTGCGTCCTTTGCGTACGACGAAGGAGACTTGGTAGAAtgcataaaagaaattattggcGACAGAGGCATTAAGGCTATTTTCGACGTAGATGGCGGTGAATATTTCAAGAAAGTTTTGAAATG CCTCTCTCATGAAGGGCGTATAGTAATTGCCGGCGCAGCTGCCACTAAGGAGGATGCACAATCGAAGGTCGAAGCAGGTTCTTTCAGTATCACCGGTTTTAACCTTAATGAATACAGAAAAAAGGATCCAGATAGTTATCG ACAAGCCGGACAAGAAGTCTTAGATTTTTACGAAGAAGGCCTCGTTATTCCAGTTCATTCTACGATTTTTGGTCTGTATAAAGTCAACGAGGCGTTACGTTTCTCTTCCGAGGGAAAAACTTCTGCAAAG GTCATTGTAGatattaagaataaagaaCATATAGTTCTCGCAGATaaggatgaaaataaatag